In the Thermococcus sp. MAR1 genome, one interval contains:
- a CDS encoding chromate resistance protein ChrB domain-containing protein codes for MKWVTREHVHVDRVACPWLIKRFIDPEAEFIFVPRDTDPATITEGIPFDFKGVELGHHDGKCSFDAFVEKYNITDPAVLKIAEIVREADTHVENPWPLAVALDILARGYRMICKDDYETLEKEFYLYDAMYAYFKKQIEEEKA; via the coding sequence ATGAAGTGGGTGACCCGTGAACACGTCCACGTTGACCGCGTGGCGTGTCCCTGGCTTATAAAGCGTTTTATTGACCCCGAGGCGGAGTTTATCTTCGTGCCCCGCGATACAGACCCCGCAACAATCACCGAGGGAATACCCTTTGATTTTAAGGGGGTTGAGCTCGGTCATCACGATGGAAAATGCTCCTTCGATGCCTTCGTTGAGAAGTACAACATAACAGACCCCGCCGTTTTGAAGATTGCCGAGATAGTTCGGGAGGCCGACACTCACGTTGAGAATCCCTGGCCCCTGGCGGTTGCCCTCGATATACTCGCGAGAGGATACAGGATGATATGCAAGGATGACTATGAAACCCTTGAGAAGGAGTTTTACCTCTACGACGCCATGTACGCCTACTTTAAGAAGCAAATTGAGGAAGAAAAGGCTTAA
- a CDS encoding CGGC domain-containing protein — protein sequence MPKMVKIGIIICDRYRTCAGGKCFRALREREGAFSIYKDQEVEVVGYTTCGGCPGGNIEYAPAEMKKNGAEVIHLATGFLVGYPPCPWIDYFKRFIEEKYGLKVVLGTHPIPQKYYMTHKALGTWDSPDWEEKLKYVICDEATRRKYD from the coding sequence ATGCCGAAAATGGTAAAGATTGGAATTATAATTTGCGACCGCTACCGCACTTGCGCGGGCGGCAAGTGTTTTAGGGCGCTGAGGGAACGCGAAGGAGCCTTCAGCATATACAAGGACCAGGAGGTCGAGGTTGTCGGATACACCACCTGCGGGGGTTGCCCCGGAGGGAACATTGAATACGCCCCAGCGGAAATGAAAAAGAACGGTGCCGAGGTGATCCACCTCGCAACGGGCTTTCTGGTTGGTTATCCCCCTTGTCCCTGGATAGACTACTTCAAGCGGTTCATCGAGGAGAAATACGGCCTCAAGGTCGTCCTTGGAACCCATCCCATTCCGCAGAAATACTACATGACCCACAAAGCTTTGGGCACGTGGGACTCGCCAGACTGGGAGGAAAAACTGAAGTACGTTATCTGCGATGAGGCCACCAGAAGGAAATACGATTAA
- a CDS encoding DUF998 domain-containing protein codes for MKKGQLWAGILSPPIALGGIGVAIMINRPWWRLTDNAISDLGKVGLPYSWVMNVPLFISAILAIYYAVGLFDEVKNTVFRLGIALFIIGLAFLAGVALFPEGTEPHYHVSWGFFLAGSVGYLITGAGLWLEGMRKFGAFTVLLFTAEVLLARWAFNTFSGVAIAEFIGIFAMVIWHYSLMGTLLKAGFLGTRD; via the coding sequence ATGAAAAAGGGCCAGCTGTGGGCTGGCATTCTTTCTCCCCCAATAGCCCTTGGCGGGATAGGCGTTGCAATCATGATAAACCGCCCCTGGTGGAGGCTCACGGACAACGCGATAAGCGACCTGGGAAAGGTCGGCCTCCCGTACAGCTGGGTGATGAACGTTCCGTTATTCATCTCCGCGATCCTTGCCATTTATTACGCGGTAGGCCTGTTTGATGAAGTTAAAAACACGGTTTTCAGGCTTGGAATTGCCCTCTTCATTATCGGACTGGCCTTCTTGGCCGGGGTGGCGCTCTTCCCGGAGGGGACTGAGCCTCACTACCACGTCAGCTGGGGTTTCTTTCTGGCCGGAAGCGTCGGGTATCTGATAACAGGAGCCGGCCTATGGCTCGAAGGCATGCGGAAGTTTGGAGCCTTCACGGTTTTGCTTTTCACCGCCGAGGTTCTCCTCGCGAGATGGGCGTTTAATACCTTCAGCGGCGTTGCTATCGCCGAGTTCATTGGAATTTTCGCTATGGTAATCTGGCACTACTCCCTGATGGGAACACTCCTAAAAGCAGGGTTTTTAGGGACTAGGGATTAA
- a CDS encoding transcriptional regulator: MDYETIDIHDEKAKELAQILMNEKAIAILHLVEDRALSISEISRELDLPISTVSYHIDKMLKVGLIEVAGKKYGKRLQEVKLYRASNRPILLVPRKSVAKVKKKAVLGFERLHVISLGIAGLISAGVYAVSRNLLTPMNGSGSKIAYEANNLTIMSTPEKALVPMATNTSTGAVLQTTTSITPVSPHAPGSSSLPVILAVAAFILTFLLASHFLRRRL; this comes from the coding sequence TTGGACTATGAGACAATAGACATCCACGATGAGAAGGCAAAGGAGCTTGCTCAGATTCTGATGAACGAAAAAGCGATAGCCATCCTTCATCTCGTGGAAGATCGGGCGCTCTCGATAAGTGAGATATCGCGCGAACTTGACCTTCCAATTTCCACCGTCTCGTATCACATAGACAAGATGCTTAAGGTTGGACTCATCGAGGTGGCCGGGAAAAAGTACGGGAAGAGACTCCAAGAGGTTAAGCTCTACCGAGCCTCCAATAGACCCATTCTCCTCGTCCCAAGGAAGAGCGTAGCCAAGGTTAAGAAGAAGGCCGTTCTTGGCTTTGAGAGGCTTCATGTCATCAGCCTCGGCATAGCCGGGTTGATATCCGCGGGTGTGTACGCAGTATCGCGCAACCTACTGACTCCGATGAACGGTTCAGGATCGAAGATTGCCTACGAAGCCAATAACCTCACCATTATGTCAACGCCAGAAAAGGCTCTGGTACCCATGGCAACTAACACCAGTACCGGGGCGGTGCTTCAGACAACAACATCCATAACCCCAGTTTCTCCTCATGCCCCTGGAAGTTCGAGCCTTCCAGTAATTCTTGCCGTTGCGGCGTTCATCTTAACGTTTCTCCTTGCCTCACACTTCCTGAGGCGCCGTCTTTGA
- the tsaA gene encoding tRNA (N6-threonylcarbamoyladenosine(37)-N6)-methyltransferase TrmO has protein sequence MSYRPIGVIHSPFNEPKGVPIQPSAAKGVRGTVEVFPEYASGLKDIEGFSHIILIYHFHLVEPGKLLVRPYMDDEEHGVFATRAPSRPNPIGISIVRLTGVEGNMLQVEDIDIVDGTPLLDIKPYVPEFDIRDVERKGWLERNVHKLPEAKDDGRFVKG, from the coding sequence ATCTCATACAGACCCATTGGAGTCATCCACAGCCCGTTCAATGAGCCAAAGGGCGTTCCAATACAGCCCTCGGCGGCGAAAGGGGTCAGAGGAACCGTTGAGGTCTTCCCGGAGTACGCATCCGGACTGAAGGACATCGAGGGGTTCTCGCACATCATATTAATCTACCACTTCCACCTTGTGGAGCCAGGAAAGCTCCTCGTTAGGCCCTACATGGACGACGAGGAACACGGGGTTTTCGCCACCCGTGCCCCCAGCAGACCGAACCCGATAGGCATCTCGATAGTGAGACTCACCGGCGTCGAGGGGAACATGCTCCAGGTTGAAGATATCGACATAGTTGACGGAACGCCCCTGCTCGACATAAAGCCATACGTTCCGGAGTTCGACATAAGGGACGTTGAGAGAAAGGGCTGGCTGGAGCGAAACGTTCACAAGCTTCCAGAGGCCAAGGATGACGGCAGGTTCGTGAAGGGGTAG
- the purB gene encoding adenylosuccinate lyase: MAVHPIDYRYGSEEMRRIWDEENKLQKLLDVEAALARAHAKVGNIPEESARVISERANTNWVKLERVKEIEAEIHHDIMAVVKALSEVCGEHGKYVHLGATSNDIIDTANALLIKESIAIIEKDLKELRSILKNLAGEHKYTVCIGRTHGQHAVPTTYGMKFAIWLDEIQRHLDRIEELKERVLVGQMSGAVGTMASFGSKGLEIQRLVMEDLGLKPARVSNQIIQRDVYAELMMVLALIASTLDKIALEIRNLQRTEILEISEPFGKRQVGSSTMPHKRNPIRSEKVSGLARVLYSNVIPALLNNPLWHERDLTNSSVERVILPESFVLLDEMLKSMKKVLSGLEFFPENIKRNLYMTHNLIMAEPLMLKLTEKGMGRQEAHELVRQLAMKAFYEKRDLMEIAKENKEVRKFLSEDDFESLKPENYIGMAPRIVDDVIAHIEEKERKEGL; the protein is encoded by the coding sequence ATGGCCGTTCATCCGATTGACTACCGCTACGGGAGCGAGGAAATGAGACGCATCTGGGATGAGGAGAATAAACTCCAAAAACTTCTCGACGTTGAGGCCGCTTTGGCGAGGGCCCATGCGAAGGTGGGCAACATCCCCGAAGAAAGTGCCCGGGTCATAAGCGAGAGGGCGAACACAAATTGGGTCAAGCTTGAGCGCGTCAAGGAGATTGAGGCCGAGATACACCACGACATAATGGCCGTCGTCAAGGCCCTTAGCGAGGTCTGCGGCGAGCACGGCAAATACGTCCACCTCGGCGCCACCTCCAATGACATAATAGACACCGCCAACGCTCTTCTCATCAAGGAATCTATTGCGATAATCGAGAAGGATCTTAAAGAGCTCCGCTCAATCCTCAAGAACCTCGCCGGGGAGCACAAGTACACCGTCTGCATAGGAAGAACCCATGGGCAACATGCTGTTCCTACTACGTACGGCATGAAGTTCGCGATATGGCTGGATGAGATACAGAGGCACTTGGACAGAATAGAGGAGCTGAAGGAAAGAGTCTTAGTTGGCCAGATGAGCGGCGCCGTCGGCACTATGGCGAGCTTTGGGAGTAAGGGGCTTGAGATACAGCGCCTCGTCATGGAAGACCTCGGCTTAAAACCTGCCAGGGTAAGCAACCAGATAATCCAGCGCGACGTCTATGCGGAGCTCATGATGGTTTTGGCGCTCATCGCCTCGACTCTTGACAAAATTGCCCTGGAGATAAGGAACCTTCAGAGGACAGAGATACTTGAAATCAGCGAGCCCTTTGGGAAGAGGCAGGTGGGCTCTTCAACAATGCCCCACAAGAGGAACCCCATACGGAGCGAGAAGGTAAGCGGCCTCGCCAGGGTTCTCTACTCCAACGTCATTCCTGCACTGCTCAACAACCCCCTATGGCACGAGAGGGATCTCACAAATTCCTCCGTTGAAAGGGTCATCCTCCCTGAGAGCTTTGTCCTGCTTGACGAGATGCTCAAGAGCATGAAGAAGGTCCTCTCAGGCCTGGAGTTCTTCCCGGAAAACATTAAGAGGAACCTCTACATGACTCACAACCTCATCATGGCAGAACCGCTGATGCTGAAGCTGACGGAGAAGGGGATGGGAAGACAGGAGGCGCACGAGCTCGTCAGGCAACTGGCGATGAAGGCGTTCTACGAGAAGAGGGACCTCATGGAGATCGCGAAGGAGAATAAAGAGGTCAGAAAGTTCCTCAGTGAGGACGACTTTGAGAGCCTGAAGCCGGAGAACTACATAGGCATGGCACCGCGGATAGTCGATGACGTAATTGCCCATATAGAGGAGAAAGAACGAAAAGAAGGGCTTTAA
- a CDS encoding DUF134 domain-containing protein — protein MPMGMGPGWGRGRGRRRKLRMIGFVPEVRHFYPALPPMGQPKPPIFMTYEEFEALRLVDHEGLTQEEAGKRMGVSRGTVWRALSSARKKVAQMLVEGRELIILPQGNEVPKTLGEEEL, from the coding sequence ATGCCGATGGGAATGGGACCCGGCTGGGGCCGTGGAAGGGGAAGGAGAAGGAAGCTGAGGATGATAGGATTCGTCCCGGAGGTTAGACATTTCTATCCCGCGTTGCCCCCGATGGGCCAGCCCAAGCCACCGATTTTCATGACTTACGAGGAATTCGAAGCCCTTAGGCTGGTGGATCACGAAGGGCTGACACAGGAAGAAGCTGGAAAGAGAATGGGAGTTTCCCGCGGCACCGTGTGGAGGGCGCTGAGCTCCGCAAGGAAAAAAGTGGCCCAGATGCTGGTTGAGGGAAGGGAACTTATAATTTTACCCCAGGGAAACGAGGTCCCAAAAACTCTTGGCGAGGAAGAGTTATAG
- a CDS encoding SDR family oxidoreductase, with protein MLRIDLSGRLAFTTASSKGIGFGVARVLARAGADVILLSRSEENLKKAMEKIKAESDVEVHYIVADLTKREDLERTVKEIVDIGEPDVFFFSTGGPKPGYFMEMNMEDWEKAVELLLYPAVYLTRALVPAMERTGFGRIIYSTSVAIREPIPNIALSNVVRISMAGLVRTLAKELGPKGITVNGIMPGIIRTDRMIQLAKDRAEREGKTVEEALSDYAKPIPLGRLGEPEEIGYLVAFLASELGSYINGAMIPVDGGRLNSVF; from the coding sequence ATGCTCAGGATAGACCTTTCCGGTAGGTTAGCCTTTACAACGGCCTCAAGCAAAGGCATCGGCTTCGGCGTCGCGAGGGTTCTGGCAAGAGCTGGAGCGGACGTGATACTACTATCGAGAAGCGAGGAAAACCTGAAGAAAGCTATGGAGAAAATTAAAGCCGAGAGCGACGTTGAAGTCCACTACATAGTTGCCGACCTAACCAAGCGGGAAGACCTTGAGAGAACCGTTAAAGAGATTGTGGACATCGGAGAGCCTGATGTATTCTTCTTCTCAACCGGTGGCCCAAAGCCGGGCTACTTCATGGAGATGAATATGGAGGACTGGGAGAAGGCCGTTGAGCTGCTCCTCTATCCAGCGGTTTATCTCACCAGAGCCCTCGTCCCCGCGATGGAGAGAACGGGCTTTGGAAGAATAATCTACTCGACCAGCGTCGCCATAAGGGAGCCGATACCGAACATAGCTCTCAGCAACGTTGTGAGGATTTCAATGGCCGGCTTAGTGAGAACACTCGCGAAGGAGCTCGGGCCGAAGGGCATAACCGTCAACGGCATAATGCCCGGAATAATAAGAACCGACAGGATGATACAGCTTGCAAAGGACAGGGCGGAGAGAGAAGGAAAGACCGTCGAGGAAGCCCTATCCGACTACGCGAAGCCGATACCCCTCGGCAGGCTCGGCGAGCCGGAAGAGATAGGCTACCTCGTCGCCTTCCTTGCAAGCGAGCTTGGAAGTTACATAAACGGCGCCATGATTCCGGTCGATGGGGGAAGACTTAACTCAGTCTTCTGA
- a CDS encoding NifB/NifX family molybdenum-iron cluster-binding protein, whose product MRIIVSTVNGGLDDRVNPAFGRTPTFTIVDVENGEITGAQVVQNPGYSQPRGAGVTAAQFVIDNGADVVIAGQFGPNSSGVLQAAGIRMVSAPATMTVREAVEAFLRGELTGAVFGPEGGAGGGMGRGMGRGMGRGIGRGRGMGRGTGRVYR is encoded by the coding sequence ATGAGGATCATAGTCTCAACCGTAAACGGAGGACTCGATGACAGGGTGAACCCGGCATTCGGGAGGACACCAACCTTCACGATAGTTGACGTCGAAAACGGAGAAATAACCGGCGCCCAGGTCGTTCAGAACCCGGGCTACAGCCAACCAAGGGGAGCAGGAGTTACCGCGGCGCAGTTCGTCATAGACAATGGTGCCGATGTGGTTATAGCGGGTCAGTTTGGGCCCAACTCATCGGGAGTACTTCAAGCTGCTGGCATAAGGATGGTCTCGGCCCCGGCCACGATGACCGTCAGAGAAGCCGTCGAAGCCTTCCTGAGGGGTGAGCTCACCGGGGCCGTTTTTGGTCCTGAAGGTGGAGCCGGCGGAGGAATGGGAAGAGGTATGGGACGAGGAATGGGCCGTGGCATAGGAAGGGGCAGAGGCATGGGCAGGGGAACAGGAAGAGTGTACCGGTAA
- a CDS encoding PPC domain-containing DNA-binding protein, translating into MRFSRGRNFLFRVPEGEELLKFINEFAKKNNVLIGTVSAIGSLKNPKIGYFDEEAGEYKVIELTGTYELVSLTGNISLKDGEPFAHIHVALGDSDGMLYGGHLVEGEVFVAEVFIQELLGELLERKPQENGLALWDVEV; encoded by the coding sequence GTGAGGTTCTCGAGGGGGAGGAACTTCCTGTTCAGGGTTCCGGAGGGGGAGGAGCTCCTGAAGTTCATAAACGAGTTTGCAAAGAAAAACAACGTCTTGATTGGAACCGTCAGCGCCATTGGGAGTCTGAAAAACCCGAAAATAGGTTACTTCGATGAGGAAGCCGGGGAATACAAGGTCATCGAGCTGACGGGTACCTATGAGCTGGTCTCCCTGACGGGAAACATAAGCCTCAAAGATGGGGAACCCTTTGCTCACATTCACGTTGCTTTAGGAGACTCCGACGGCATGCTCTACGGAGGCCATCTCGTTGAAGGGGAGGTCTTTGTGGCTGAGGTCTTTATACAGGAGCTCCTTGGAGAACTCCTTGAGAGAAAACCGCAGGAGAACGGGCTGGCGCTGTGGGACGTGGAAGTCTGA
- a CDS encoding ATP-binding cassette domain-containing protein, whose amino-acid sequence MSMALLEVENLGIDLGDFHLRDVSLSVEEGDYLTVIGPTGAGKSVLLEAIAGFYPLLSGRVLLDGRDVTKEPPERRGISIVYQDYMLFPHMTVFDNIAFGLRKRLPTGEIEREVSHIARELHIEHILHRKPGTLSGGEQQRVALARALVVRPKVLLMDEPFSALDSKTRERLRSLVKGVIAEYGTTVIHVTHDFEDVFALAKHVAVMRDGRIVQFGTPEEVFSRPGDEFIADFVGTNLLRGTAGRKRDGLTAVRVGDVILYTSDEAEGEVILSLRPEEIILAREPGECSAQNVVPVMIESMERRGQLVWLSLVSDGLSLRAVVTPNAVELLKIRPGEKFYALFKASVLRVIG is encoded by the coding sequence ATGAGCATGGCCCTGTTAGAGGTTGAAAACCTGGGCATAGACCTCGGGGACTTCCACCTCAGGGACGTTTCGCTCTCGGTTGAGGAGGGGGATTACCTGACAGTCATCGGGCCAACGGGAGCGGGAAAGTCAGTCCTCCTTGAGGCTATAGCGGGCTTTTACCCCCTCCTTTCCGGCAGGGTACTCCTCGACGGCCGGGACGTGACGAAAGAACCGCCGGAGCGGAGAGGAATAAGCATAGTCTATCAGGACTACATGCTCTTCCCCCACATGACTGTCTTCGACAACATCGCCTTCGGCCTTAGAAAGAGGCTCCCCACGGGGGAAATCGAGAGGGAAGTGAGTCACATCGCTCGCGAGCTCCACATCGAGCATATTCTCCACCGGAAGCCCGGAACGCTGAGCGGCGGAGAGCAGCAACGCGTTGCCCTCGCGAGGGCCCTCGTCGTCAGGCCTAAGGTTCTCCTCATGGACGAGCCCTTTTCCGCCCTGGATTCGAAGACGAGGGAGAGACTCCGCTCGCTGGTGAAGGGGGTCATAGCGGAGTACGGCACGACGGTGATCCACGTCACCCACGACTTCGAGGACGTCTTCGCCCTGGCAAAGCACGTCGCCGTGATGAGGGACGGCAGAATCGTCCAGTTCGGAACACCTGAGGAAGTCTTTTCAAGGCCCGGAGATGAGTTCATAGCCGATTTCGTCGGGACGAACCTGCTCCGCGGAACCGCCGGGAGGAAACGCGATGGTCTTACCGCGGTTAGAGTCGGCGACGTAATCCTCTACACCTCGGACGAAGCGGAGGGGGAGGTTATCCTCTCCCTACGGCCGGAGGAGATAATACTCGCGAGGGAGCCCGGCGAGTGCTCCGCCCAGAACGTGGTTCCCGTAATGATTGAGTCCATGGAAAGACGGGGTCAGCTCGTCTGGCTCTCTCTGGTCTCGGACGGCCTTTCGCTCCGCGCGGTGGTGACGCCGAACGCCGTGGAGCTCCTCAAAATAAGGCCTGGAGAAAAGTTCTACGCCCTCTTCAAGGCGAGTGTGCTGAGGGTGATTGGGTGA
- the modA gene encoding molybdate ABC transporter substrate-binding protein: MRGVKALFLILVLVGAVLAAGCMGSTNASEDRKSFEGQTLTVCSGAGLMKPMNELISLFENETGAKVEVHYGGSSEIFGVLQTTCGCDVFIPGAWYYTEGAMKKGYILNGTVRDITEHIPVIVVPQGNPKGIHSLEDLAKPDVRVVLGDPKAAAIGKVSKKILEKNGLWDEVKPNVVVFTPTVNQLLIYISTGQADAAIIWEDMVTWAQSRGKIEVVQIPREQNSIKTIPTAVTTCAEKDGHIEVAKTFNEFVANHAEIWKKWGFRPWKG, encoded by the coding sequence ATGAGGGGTGTCAAGGCGCTGTTCCTCATCCTGGTACTCGTCGGGGCGGTTCTTGCGGCAGGCTGTATGGGCTCTACAAACGCCTCGGAAGATAGGAAGTCCTTTGAGGGTCAAACCCTCACCGTCTGCTCCGGAGCGGGTCTAATGAAGCCGATGAACGAGCTGATAAGCCTCTTCGAGAACGAGACTGGCGCGAAGGTTGAGGTGCACTACGGCGGGAGCAGTGAAATCTTCGGCGTCCTGCAGACGACCTGCGGCTGCGACGTTTTCATCCCCGGGGCCTGGTACTACACGGAGGGGGCGATGAAGAAGGGCTACATCCTCAACGGTACCGTCAGAGACATCACGGAGCACATCCCGGTTATAGTGGTTCCGCAGGGCAACCCGAAGGGGATTCATTCTCTCGAAGACCTCGCGAAGCCGGACGTTAGAGTCGTCCTCGGCGACCCGAAGGCTGCTGCAATCGGCAAGGTCTCAAAGAAAATCCTCGAAAAGAACGGTCTCTGGGATGAAGTGAAGCCCAACGTCGTGGTTTTCACGCCGACCGTCAATCAGCTTCTCATCTATATATCCACCGGACAGGCCGATGCTGCGATAATCTGGGAGGATATGGTTACGTGGGCGCAGTCCAGGGGCAAAATTGAGGTTGTCCAGATACCACGGGAGCAGAACTCGATTAAGACGATTCCAACCGCGGTAACGACCTGTGCGGAGAAGGACGGCCACATTGAGGTCGCGAAGACCTTCAACGAGTTCGTAGCGAACCACGCAGAAATCTGGAAGAAGTGGGGGTTCAGGCCATGGAAAGGCTGA
- the albA gene encoding DNA-binding protein Alba, whose protein sequence is MAEEHVVYIGKKPVMNYVLAVITQFNEGAKEVSVKARGRAISRAVDVAEIVRNRFLPEVRVKEIKIGTEELPTADGRTANTSTIEIILEKP, encoded by the coding sequence ATGGCTGAGGAGCACGTCGTCTACATCGGAAAGAAGCCGGTTATGAACTACGTCCTCGCCGTGATAACCCAGTTCAACGAGGGCGCTAAGGAGGTCAGCGTCAAGGCTCGCGGTAGGGCCATCAGCAGGGCCGTTGACGTCGCTGAGATCGTCAGGAACAGGTTCCTCCCAGAAGTCAGGGTCAAGGAGATCAAGATCGGCACCGAGGAGCTCCCGACTGCCGATGGCAGGACCGCAAACACCTCGACCATCGAGATCATCCTTGAGAAGCCGTGA
- a CDS encoding 6-carboxytetrahydropterin synthase, with product MGFHVTERKIGWHKDFDSSHFLALPYESKCLRIHGHTYNVDVEIWGDLNENGMIFDFNHLSRLIKLLDHRIIVSESWVVERKEDIIVIEKNGKHIELPADEAVILDKPNVTAEFIAEWFAERIAEKAGDNVEKIRVKIWEDPRSYAEVTLEK from the coding sequence ATGGGGTTTCACGTGACCGAGAGGAAGATAGGATGGCACAAGGACTTTGACAGCTCGCATTTCCTTGCCCTGCCCTACGAGAGCAAGTGCCTCCGGATACACGGGCACACTTACAACGTGGACGTCGAGATATGGGGTGACCTCAATGAGAACGGCATGATATTTGACTTCAACCACCTCAGCAGGCTTATCAAGCTCCTCGACCACAGGATCATCGTGAGCGAGAGCTGGGTGGTGGAGAGGAAAGAGGACATTATTGTCATAGAAAAGAATGGGAAACATATAGAACTGCCCGCCGATGAGGCAGTTATTCTGGATAAGCCCAACGTTACGGCAGAGTTCATAGCGGAGTGGTTCGCGGAGAGAATAGCGGAGAAGGCGGGAGATAACGTAGAGAAAATCCGTGTAAAAATCTGGGAAGACCCGCGGAGCTACGCCGAGGTAACCCTTGAGAAGTGA
- a CDS encoding NifB/NifX family molybdenum-iron cluster-binding protein has translation MRIAIPTNGGGLEDTVAPVFARAPAFLIADVDENGNVTNSKVIQNGAAMAGGGAGPMAVQTLINEGVEAVIAPQVGPNALGAIQAAGIRLYQVAPGTPVEEAIKAVVSGSVGQFTAPVAPAPATPTVPAPAYGPYPAYPAYPAYGYGFGWGRGGGWGRGRGFGRGWGRGGRGWGARLGYCPWTGQPSRRTLRWLYGWW, from the coding sequence ATGAGAATCGCGATACCCACCAATGGAGGGGGACTTGAAGATACCGTCGCCCCTGTTTTTGCCAGGGCACCGGCTTTCCTCATAGCGGATGTTGACGAAAACGGCAACGTCACCAACAGCAAGGTCATCCAGAACGGTGCCGCCATGGCAGGAGGTGGAGCCGGGCCAATGGCCGTCCAGACCTTAATCAACGAGGGCGTCGAAGCGGTGATAGCACCGCAGGTCGGCCCCAACGCCCTCGGAGCCATACAGGCAGCTGGGATAAGGCTCTACCAGGTCGCCCCGGGGACACCCGTTGAAGAAGCAATAAAAGCAGTCGTGAGTGGAAGCGTTGGGCAGTTCACAGCTCCAGTAGCACCGGCTCCGGCAACCCCAACGGTACCAGCTCCGGCCTACGGCCCGTATCCTGCCTACCCGGCCTACCCCGCTTACGGCTACGGCTTTGGCTGGGGCCGCGGTGGCGGCTGGGGAAGAGGCAGAGGCTTTGGAAGGGGATGGGGCAGAGGAGGCAGAGGCTGGGGAGCGAGGCTCGGCTACTGCCCATGGACCGGCCAGCCCAGCAGGAGAACCCTCCGCTGGCTCTACGGCTGGTGGTGA
- a CDS encoding ABC transporter permease has protein sequence MERLSFRALTIFVAFLFTFFLFVAIATLFFVPRPAEILEALKSEEMVCSLKLSLITASISTLLVILIGIPIGYALSRFDFPGKSAVKSILDLPMAFPELVLGLALLLLFGRTALGDALSALGINVVFTKLGIVVAQFFTALPYAVRVIYTTFEGISPRYELVARSLGYSEFETFRKVTLPMAKDGLFASTIISFARSMGAFGAVLILAGGSYMNTEILPVTLYLNISYGNIGMAITSGIVLVVVSFLAILIFERLEGDEHGPVRG, from the coding sequence ATGGAAAGGCTGAGCTTCAGAGCTTTGACGATTTTCGTGGCCTTTCTTTTCACGTTTTTCCTCTTCGTGGCGATAGCGACGCTCTTCTTCGTGCCCAGGCCGGCGGAAATCCTTGAGGCACTGAAATCGGAGGAGATGGTTTGCTCCCTCAAACTCTCGCTCATAACGGCATCAATCTCAACCCTTCTCGTCATCCTCATCGGGATCCCCATAGGCTACGCCCTCTCTCGCTTCGACTTCCCCGGGAAGAGTGCGGTCAAGTCAATCCTCGACCTGCCGATGGCCTTTCCAGAGCTTGTCCTCGGTCTCGCTCTGCTCCTCCTCTTCGGCAGGACTGCCCTTGGGGATGCCCTGAGCGCCCTTGGGATAAATGTGGTCTTCACGAAACTCGGCATAGTTGTGGCCCAGTTCTTCACTGCTCTGCCCTATGCCGTCAGGGTGATCTACACGACCTTTGAGGGGATAAGTCCGCGCTACGAGCTTGTCGCGAGGAGCCTCGGCTACTCCGAGTTCGAGACCTTCAGGAAGGTGACCCTGCCTATGGCCAAGGATGGCCTTTTCGCCTCGACGATAATCTCGTTCGCGCGTTCAATGGGCGCCTTCGGTGCCGTCCTGATACTCGCCGGCGGGAGCTACATGAACACCGAGATACTGCCGGTGACGCTCTACCTCAATATCTCCTACGGCAACATCGGCATGGCAATAACAAGCGGAATCGTCCTCGTCGTGGTCTCATTCCTCGCGATACTCATCTTCGAGAGGCTGGAGGGTGATGAGCATGGCCCTGTTAGAGGTTGA